Proteins from a genomic interval of Undibacterium parvum:
- the rpoD gene encoding RNA polymerase sigma factor RpoD, with product MKKPAQKLASVKAPVTAKNAAIKPASKAIPKSSAATAVGKLVEKKTPATGAVKSSPLKSAAKKELAKDVKAPKVIKTAVAQPLAKVASKPVKAASRVSQEPKPVSKLVKPTGKEIQGKNAKPAQELTAPNSGRQTGKNADKPQTAPLKASVTINKTDSKTVIKPTKSSAKAEKTPEVQEIKTGSAPTVSQTTDAAVLAAIDTSGYILPGVKVPGRRGRKPKEYQPENEEMAALNAVERAEMKAIDKAKAKDRKAKEKALLKDAFSADPETTEEELERRRQKLKTLIKLGKDRGYLTFAEINDHLPENVFDPEAIEGIIGTFNDMGVAVYERAPDAEALLLSDNVVTVTSDDDEVEAAAEAALSTVDSDFGRTTDPVRMYMREMGTVELLTREGEIVIAKKIEEGLKDMIQAISACPTTIAEILTAAERIANDEIKIDDIVDGLVDPNAVEEVIVKPVVVVAEVSEEDEEEEEEEEEEDDEGVEDAAGVSAEQLAQMRRDALAKFDIISVNFDKMRKAFEKEGYNSKTYVKAQEAISNELLGIRFTAKVVEKLCDTLRGQVDEVRHVEKQILDVAVNRCNMPRAHFIKVFPGNETNLNWVVAEVNAGHSYSAILGRNVPTVQQLQQKLIDLQVRVVLPLPDLRSINKKMSAGEMKARRAKREMTEANLRLVISIAKKYTNRGLQFLDLIQEGNIGLMKAVDKFEYRRGYKFSTYATWWIRQAITRSIADQARTIRIPVHMIETINKMNRISRQILQETGAEPDPATLAIKMEMPEEKIRKIMKIAKEPISMETPIGDDDDSHLGDFIEDNHTLAPADAALHASMRNVVKDVLDSLTPREAKVLRMRFGVEMSTDHTLEEVGKQFDVTRERIRQIEAKALRKLRHPSRSDKLKSFLEGN from the coding sequence ATGAAGAAACCCGCACAAAAACTGGCATCTGTAAAGGCTCCGGTGACAGCAAAAAATGCTGCTATCAAGCCTGCAAGCAAGGCAATTCCGAAATCTTCCGCAGCTACGGCGGTTGGCAAACTAGTCGAAAAAAAGACGCCGGCGACAGGCGCAGTGAAGTCGTCCCCGCTTAAATCAGCTGCTAAAAAAGAACTTGCGAAAGATGTTAAAGCGCCTAAAGTGATAAAGACAGCGGTGGCGCAGCCGCTAGCTAAAGTCGCAAGCAAGCCAGTGAAAGCGGCAAGTAGGGTTAGTCAGGAACCGAAACCAGTTTCCAAATTAGTTAAGCCAACTGGTAAGGAAATACAAGGCAAGAATGCAAAGCCAGCGCAAGAGCTTACCGCTCCTAATTCAGGCAGGCAAACAGGTAAAAATGCAGACAAGCCACAAACTGCACCATTGAAAGCTTCTGTGACAATTAACAAAACCGACTCAAAGACCGTGATCAAGCCAACCAAGAGTTCAGCCAAGGCTGAAAAAACACCAGAAGTGCAAGAGATTAAGACCGGTTCTGCTCCAACTGTGAGCCAGACTACCGATGCTGCAGTGTTGGCCGCGATTGACACTTCTGGCTATATTTTGCCCGGTGTGAAAGTGCCAGGTCGCCGCGGTCGCAAGCCTAAAGAATATCAGCCTGAAAATGAAGAAATGGCCGCGTTGAATGCAGTTGAGCGCGCGGAAATGAAGGCGATTGATAAGGCTAAAGCAAAAGATCGCAAAGCTAAAGAGAAGGCCTTGCTTAAAGATGCATTTTCAGCCGATCCTGAGACCACAGAAGAAGAATTAGAACGGCGTCGTCAAAAGCTCAAGACCCTGATTAAATTGGGTAAAGATCGCGGCTATCTGACCTTTGCCGAAATTAACGATCATTTGCCGGAAAACGTTTTTGATCCAGAGGCGATCGAAGGCATCATTGGTACTTTCAATGATATGGGCGTTGCCGTGTATGAGCGTGCGCCGGATGCCGAAGCTCTGCTCTTATCTGACAATGTCGTTACGGTTACCAGTGATGATGATGAGGTTGAGGCCGCTGCCGAAGCTGCCTTGTCTACAGTTGATTCTGATTTTGGTCGCACCACTGACCCTGTGCGCATGTATATGCGCGAAATGGGAACAGTAGAGTTGTTGACGCGCGAAGGCGAAATCGTTATCGCGAAGAAAATTGAAGAAGGTCTGAAGGACATGATACAGGCGATCTCTGCCTGTCCTACTACCATCGCTGAAATCCTCACGGCGGCTGAGCGTATTGCGAATGACGAAATCAAGATTGACGATATCGTCGATGGCTTAGTCGATCCGAATGCGGTTGAAGAAGTCATCGTTAAGCCGGTCGTGGTAGTCGCTGAAGTGAGCGAGGAAGACGAAGAGGAAGAGGAAGAGGAAGAGGAAGAAGATGACGAGGGTGTCGAAGACGCTGCCGGTGTCTCGGCTGAGCAATTGGCTCAAATGCGGCGCGATGCTCTGGCTAAATTCGATATTATTTCTGTTAATTTTGACAAAATGCGTAAGGCCTTTGAAAAAGAAGGCTATAACTCGAAAACTTACGTTAAGGCGCAAGAGGCGATTTCCAATGAGCTTTTGGGAATACGTTTTACTGCCAAAGTCGTAGAGAAATTATGTGACACCTTGCGCGGTCAGGTTGATGAAGTGCGTCACGTAGAGAAGCAAATCCTTGATGTCGCGGTGAATCGTTGCAATATGCCACGCGCGCATTTTATCAAGGTCTTTCCTGGGAACGAAACCAATCTCAATTGGGTCGTTGCCGAGGTCAATGCCGGGCATTCCTATAGTGCGATACTCGGTCGCAATGTGCCGACTGTCCAGCAATTACAGCAAAAGCTCATAGACTTGCAAGTGCGGGTAGTGTTGCCTTTGCCAGATCTGCGCAGCATCAATAAAAAGATGTCAGCTGGCGAAATGAAGGCACGTCGAGCTAAGCGTGAAATGACTGAGGCCAATTTGCGTCTGGTTATTTCCATCGCGAAAAAATACACTAACCGCGGTTTGCAATTTCTTGATTTGATTCAAGAGGGTAATATCGGTTTGATGAAGGCGGTCGATAAGTTTGAATATCGCCGCGGCTATAAATTCTCGACTTATGCCACATGGTGGATACGCCAGGCGATCACGCGTTCGATCGCGGATCAGGCACGTACCATACGTATTCCTGTGCATATGATAGAAACCATCAATAAGATGAATCGTATCTCGCGCCAAATTTTGCAAGAGACAGGTGCTGAGCCTGATCCTGCAACCTTGGCGATCAAGATGGAAATGCCAGAAGAGAAGATACGCAAAATCATGAAGATCGCCAAAGAGCCGATCTCCATGGAAACGCCTATCGGTGATGACGATGATTCCCACTTGGGTGATTTCATTGAAGATAACCACACTTTGGCACCAGCTGACGCCGCCTTGCATGCCTCTATGCGCAATGTTGTGAAAGACGTTTTGGATTCACTGACGCCGCGCGAAGCAAAAGTATTGCGTATGCGTTTCGGCGTTGAAATGTCTACCGATCATACTTTAGAGGAAGTCGGTAAGCAGTTTGATGTGACGCGTGAGCGCATCCGTCAAATAGAGGCTAAGGCATTGCGTAAGCTGCGCCATCCATCACGTTCGGATAAGTTGAAGAGCTTCCTCGAAGGTAATTAA
- the dnaG gene encoding DNA primase — protein sequence MIPQTFIQDLLARVDIVDVVGKYVQLKKGGANFMGLCPFHNEKSPSFTVSPTKQFYHCFGCGAHGTSIGFLMEYSGMNFVDAVKDLAQNNGMIVPEDDRMLPALRAEVNAKSLALSEVMTKACEFYRQALRGAEPAVAYLKRRGLTGEIAARFGMGYAPDGWDSLRSVFPDYASPALVEAGLVIDKSDEDNSNRKRYDRFRERIMFPIRNTKGQVIGFGGRILDQGEPKYLNSPETPLFQKGYELYGLFEARQAIRDAGYVLVTEGYMDVVALAQLGFPQVVATLGTACTPTHVQKLLRQTDHVIFSFDGDKAGRRAARRALDACLPHVNDNKVIKFLFLPAEHDPDSYVRQFGTEAFEAQVQDAMPLSEFFIKEVVGDSDLTTAEGRARAQFDAKPLLQQMAASSLRLQMVRSLAQMTQTTPAEVESLFELVQPVARVKLAPPKNKRSAPVGLERQVMRILVAHPSLAGMLSAATLADAAKLAPDGAEMLMQLVEVAQLMGEQANFAALAENLRTTGSDYDQLIAEIAEQSETEFDVVKLELAGALRQISHQVLKKESEQLAASGLADPERAARYREIIQLQSAIRREAEAETAR from the coding sequence TTGATCCCTCAAACTTTCATCCAGGACTTGCTGGCGCGCGTAGACATCGTTGATGTGGTTGGTAAATATGTGCAGCTCAAAAAAGGTGGCGCAAACTTCATGGGTTTGTGTCCCTTTCATAACGAAAAATCACCCAGTTTTACTGTGAGTCCGACCAAGCAGTTTTATCATTGCTTTGGTTGTGGTGCGCACGGAACTTCCATCGGCTTTTTGATGGAGTATTCGGGTATGAATTTCGTGGATGCGGTAAAGGATCTGGCGCAAAACAATGGCATGATCGTGCCTGAGGATGATCGTATGTTGCCGGCGCTACGTGCCGAAGTGAATGCTAAGAGTTTGGCGCTGAGTGAGGTCATGACTAAGGCTTGTGAGTTTTATCGGCAGGCCTTGCGTGGCGCCGAACCGGCGGTTGCTTATTTAAAGCGGCGCGGTTTGACCGGCGAGATCGCGGCTCGTTTTGGTATGGGGTATGCCCCCGATGGCTGGGATAGTTTGCGTAGTGTATTCCCAGATTATGCTTCGCCAGCCCTGGTTGAAGCTGGTTTGGTGATTGATAAGAGTGATGAGGATAATTCGAATCGCAAGCGTTACGATCGTTTTCGTGAGCGCATCATGTTCCCAATTCGCAATACTAAGGGGCAGGTAATCGGATTTGGTGGCCGCATACTTGATCAAGGTGAGCCTAAGTACCTGAACTCGCCAGAGACCCCTTTGTTTCAAAAAGGCTATGAGTTGTACGGCCTGTTTGAGGCGCGCCAAGCGATACGGGATGCTGGCTATGTTCTAGTAACTGAGGGGTATATGGATGTCGTAGCCTTGGCGCAACTAGGATTTCCGCAAGTTGTTGCAACTCTGGGGACTGCGTGCACGCCGACCCATGTGCAAAAATTATTGCGCCAGACCGATCATGTTATTTTTAGCTTTGACGGGGATAAAGCAGGGCGGCGTGCTGCCCGGCGTGCCTTGGATGCTTGCTTGCCGCATGTGAATGACAATAAGGTGATTAAGTTCTTGTTCTTGCCGGCTGAGCACGATCCAGATAGTTATGTGCGTCAATTCGGAACCGAGGCCTTTGAGGCGCAGGTGCAAGACGCCATGCCTTTGTCGGAATTTTTCATCAAAGAAGTTGTTGGTGATAGTGACTTGACGACGGCGGAAGGTCGGGCGAGGGCGCAATTTGATGCCAAGCCCTTATTGCAGCAAATGGCCGCATCGAGTTTGCGCTTGCAGATGGTACGCAGTTTGGCGCAAATGACGCAAACTACTCCGGCGGAGGTTGAGTCGCTATTTGAATTGGTGCAACCGGTGGCGCGTGTAAAACTCGCTCCGCCTAAAAATAAACGCAGCGCACCAGTCGGCTTGGAGCGCCAGGTGATGCGCATTCTGGTGGCGCATCCTTCTTTGGCGGGCATGTTGAGTGCTGCAACCCTTGCTGATGCGGCTAAGTTGGCGCCAGATGGTGCGGAAATGTTGATGCAGTTGGTTGAGGTAGCGCAACTGATGGGTGAGCAAGCCAATTTCGCGGCATTGGCAGAGAATTTGCGAACAACAGGTTCGGATTATGATCAACTAATTGCTGAAATCGCCGAGCAATCCGAAACTGAGTTTGATGTGGTGAAGTTGGAGTTGGCTGGTGCTTTGCGTCAAATTAGCCATCAAGTATTGAAAAAAGAAAGCGAGCAATTGGCAGCATCTGGTTTGGCGGATCCTGAGCGTGCCGCTCGTTACCGCGAGATAATTCAATTGCAAAGTGCCATACGTCGAGAGGCGGAGGCTGAAACGGCGCGTTAA
- a CDS encoding GatB/YqeY domain-containing protein, whose product MSLKDQITEDMKSAMRAKEAVKLGTIRLITAAMKQKEVDERIELTDTLVLAIIEKMIKQRKDSISQFEAGGRQDLADIEKAELAILSAYMPAGLSEAEMQAAVTAAVEETDATGPQDMGKLMAALKPKLAGRADMAVVSALVKAALAAR is encoded by the coding sequence ATGAGCTTAAAAGATCAGATCACCGAAGATATGAAATCAGCTATGCGCGCCAAAGAAGCGGTGAAGTTGGGCACGATACGCCTGATCACTGCAGCGATGAAGCAAAAAGAAGTTGATGAACGTATAGAGTTGACCGATACCTTGGTACTGGCGATTATTGAAAAAATGATCAAGCAACGTAAAGATTCTATCAGTCAGTTTGAGGCTGGTGGTCGTCAAGATTTGGCGGATATAGAAAAAGCCGAGTTAGCAATTTTGTCGGCGTATATGCCTGCTGGTTTATCTGAGGCTGAAATGCAGGCGGCGGTGACTGCTGCCGTCGAGGAAACTGATGCAACTGGTCCGCAAGATATGGGCAAGTTGATGGCAGCACTCAAGCCTAAGCTCGCTGGTCGCGCCGATATGGCGGTGGTTTCAGCCTTGGTAAAGGCCGCGCTGGCAGCGCGTTGA
- the rpsU gene encoding 30S ribosomal protein S21 → MTTIRLKENEPFEVAMRRFKRTIEKTGLLTELRAREFYEKPTAERKRKLAAAVKRHYKRIRSQQLPKKMY, encoded by the coding sequence ATGACCACAATTCGCCTTAAAGAAAACGAGCCGTTCGAAGTCGCAATGCGTCGCTTCAAGCGTACCATCGAAAAGACCGGTCTGTTGACCGAATTGCGTGCGCGCGAGTTCTACGAAAAGCCAACTGCAGAGCGCAAGCGCAAGCTGGCTGCCGCAGTCAAGCGTCACTACAAACGTATTCGTAGTCAGCAATTGCCTAAGAAGATGTATTAA
- a CDS encoding BaiN/RdsA family NAD(P)/FAD-dependent oxidoreductase, whose amino-acid sequence MTKLDNQLDTKVGTKVDDKHHYDVAVIGAGAAGMMCAAVAGQRGLRVLVIDHASKLAEKIRISGGGRCNFTNINAGPNNFISENPHFCKSALSRYTPQDFLSLVKRHKIAFHEKHKGQLFCDESAEDIIRMLKAECDVAKVNWRMPCKVEQVRQDAAGFVLETEQGEIHAAKVVIATGGLSIPKIGATDFSYKVAQQFNLKIVAPRPALVPLTFDAASWEAFVPLSGISLEVDIETGEKKNKVVFREDLLFTHRGLSGPGVLQISSFWQEGQSIRVNLLPEVDLAQDLIDAKTTSKKNLANYLSGYLPARLVDGLLLAHGFAGDLKIADMQDKRLRLLGEKINRWELLPNGSEGYRKAEVTRGGVDTRELSQQSMMVNKVPGLYFIGEAVDVTGWLGGYNFQWAWASGVAAGLAI is encoded by the coding sequence ATGACTAAGTTGGATAATCAGTTGGACACGAAGGTGGGCACGAAGGTGGATGATAAGCATCACTACGATGTTGCTGTAATTGGCGCCGGCGCTGCTGGCATGATGTGTGCGGCGGTGGCGGGGCAGCGCGGCTTGCGGGTGCTGGTGATCGATCACGCCAGCAAGCTCGCCGAAAAAATACGCATCTCTGGTGGCGGGCGCTGTAACTTCACGAATATAAATGCTGGGCCGAATAATTTCATTTCTGAAAATCCGCATTTCTGCAAAAGCGCGTTATCGCGTTACACTCCTCAGGATTTTCTGAGTTTAGTGAAGCGACATAAGATTGCCTTTCACGAAAAACATAAAGGCCAATTGTTTTGCGATGAGAGTGCCGAAGACATTATTCGCATGCTCAAAGCCGAATGCGATGTTGCTAAAGTCAACTGGCGCATGCCTTGTAAGGTGGAGCAAGTGCGCCAGGACGCCGCAGGCTTTGTCCTGGAAACTGAGCAAGGCGAGATTCACGCTGCCAAGGTGGTGATTGCCACCGGTGGTCTATCCATCCCTAAAATTGGCGCTACCGATTTCTCATATAAAGTGGCGCAACAGTTTAATCTCAAAATCGTCGCGCCACGCCCAGCCTTAGTTCCCCTTACTTTTGATGCGGCAAGCTGGGAAGCCTTCGTTCCTCTATCTGGTATTTCGCTAGAGGTGGATATAGAGACTGGCGAAAAAAAGAACAAAGTGGTGTTTCGTGAGGATTTATTATTCACGCATCGCGGCTTATCTGGGCCGGGGGTATTGCAAATATCGAGTTTTTGGCAAGAGGGGCAGAGCATTAGGGTAAATTTATTGCCAGAAGTTGATCTCGCTCAGGATTTGATCGATGCCAAAACTACCAGCAAAAAAAATCTGGCAAATTATTTGTCTGGCTATCTACCCGCGCGTTTGGTGGATGGTTTATTGCTGGCGCATGGATTTGCTGGCGATTTGAAAATTGCGGATATGCAAGACAAACGCTTGCGTCTTCTGGGTGAGAAAATCAACCGCTGGGAGCTGCTACCGAATGGCTCAGAAGGTTATCGTAAGGCCGAGGTGACGCGAGGCGGCGTCGATACGCGGGAATTGTCGCAGCAAAGCATGATGGTAAATAAAGTGCCCGGCTTATACTTTATCGGTGAAGCAGTTGATGTCACTGGTTGGTTGGGTGGCTACAACTTCCAATGGGCCTGGGCCTCTGGAGTCGCCGCCGGTCTAGCAATTTAG
- a CDS encoding DUF6622 family protein, with protein MAFRAVWRHFKFGNFALVASYSRPAIAAGKLGTFTQTRNHIMLAQILANTPRWVWILLIALLYLGLSQTRNRRVSMKKITIMPLAMLGFSLFGTYSAFGSDGLILLTWLAAGALVFAWVFSVPLSGNIHYDAPSQTFNLPGSWVPMVLILGIFLTKYVVGAIAANNAALLHELSFSLSFSALYGAFSGAFLARAARFWRLASQTPDLSAAATALKS; from the coding sequence TTGGCGTTTCGCGCCGTCTGGCGACACTTTAAGTTCGGCAATTTCGCTTTGGTCGCAAGTTACTCGCGACCAGCAATCGCAGCAGGCAAACTGGGCACCTTCACTCAAACAAGGAACCACATCATGCTTGCTCAAATTCTCGCCAATACACCACGCTGGGTCTGGATTTTACTGATCGCTTTGTTGTACCTGGGGCTGAGTCAAACCCGTAATCGTCGCGTGTCCATGAAAAAAATCACGATCATGCCGCTAGCGATGCTAGGCTTTTCTTTATTCGGCACCTATAGCGCTTTTGGTAGTGACGGTCTGATCTTGCTGACGTGGTTGGCGGCCGGCGCGCTGGTGTTTGCCTGGGTTTTTAGTGTGCCCTTGTCTGGCAATATCCATTACGATGCGCCGTCACAAACATTTAACTTGCCTGGAAGCTGGGTTCCTATGGTGCTCATACTCGGCATCTTCCTGACTAAATATGTGGTCGGCGCGATCGCTGCGAATAACGCCGCGCTTTTGCATGAACTGAGCTTTAGCCTCAGCTTTTCAGCTTTATATGGCGCTTTCAGCGGCGCTTTCCTGGCACGCGCCGCACGTTTTTGGCGCCTCGCATCACAAACGCCTGATTTAAGCGCTGCAGCAACCGCCTTAAAGTCATAA
- a CDS encoding outer membrane lipoprotein, whose product MTENATSKRIHPLVAGAAVSIILVSMVGVAAITGLLPNSNSTPSASLPLAASLAPGEQVNAPEAQQSQAPEREAQAQVKHDTQGTYAEGKQASGKPANQHSDKKPYQSENGYAGNSAPAQQICESCGVVESVRAVEHQAEQGSGLGAVAGAVLGGVLGNQVGGGNGRTLATVAGAVGGGYAGNTIEKRTHTTTTYEVRVKMENGNTRTFTPSTQPEWHAGDRVRVNDGRLTSRG is encoded by the coding sequence ATGACAGAGAACGCTACTTCTAAACGCATACACCCGCTGGTCGCTGGTGCCGCCGTTTCCATTATTTTAGTCAGTATGGTCGGCGTTGCAGCAATTACCGGCCTGCTGCCTAATTCAAATAGCACGCCCTCTGCAAGCTTGCCTTTAGCCGCTTCGCTAGCTCCAGGTGAACAGGTGAATGCGCCTGAAGCTCAGCAATCACAAGCGCCTGAGCGCGAGGCGCAAGCGCAAGTTAAGCATGACACGCAAGGCACGTATGCCGAAGGTAAGCAAGCAAGCGGCAAGCCAGCAAACCAGCATAGTGATAAAAAGCCGTATCAGTCTGAGAATGGCTATGCAGGCAATTCTGCCCCGGCCCAGCAAATTTGCGAATCTTGTGGTGTGGTTGAGTCGGTGCGTGCCGTCGAGCACCAAGCGGAGCAGGGCAGTGGTCTGGGGGCTGTTGCTGGCGCGGTGTTAGGTGGTGTGCTAGGTAATCAGGTCGGCGGCGGAAATGGCCGTACGTTGGCGACGGTCGCCGGTGCGGTGGGCGGTGGTTATGCGGGTAATACAATAGAAAAACGCACCCACACCACAACCACGTATGAAGTGCGTGTCAAAATGGAAAATGGCAATACCCGCACCTTTACTCCTTCAACTCAGCCTGAATGGCATGCTGGTGACCGTGTCAGAGTGAATGACGGACGTTTGACTTCTCGCGGTTAA
- a CDS encoding TonB-dependent receptor: protein MRNTSPSLPHLASSTPRSKKHALTLLTIALVTAFPVSAAFAQSAKSDSDQATQLETVIVTGQRRSENLKDVPLSISAIKGEALDTYNASGQDIRFLASRVPSLNVESDFGRSFPRFYIRGLGNTDFDLNASQPVGLIYDDVVQESPMLKGFPIFDVDQIEVLRGPQGTLFGRNSPAGVIKFDSAKPTNRFEGYANIGYGNDKAVNLEGAINVPLNKEWAMRFSGQAQSRNDRVTNPLSTGTKNLEGYHDNAARLQFLYKTSNFSALFNAHGRDMDGSATLFRANIIKKGTNDLVPGFDYASYPTDGINTQTLTSSGVSMRLRWDLDGMSLHSITAYDKAKFYSRADVDGGYGASFAPTMGPGFIPFPAETADGLPDLKQMTQEFRLESNTKDALQWIAGLYYFNEKIQVDSFDFNSLGGNVQDGYAFQHQNAKSWATFGSLNYALTDSLKLRGGVRYTSDKKDFDAQRTMTPFGGKNTPLLTANPESTNVSWDLGANYTVNKATSVYGRVATGYRAPSIQGRVLFGDNISVANSEKNMSFEAGIKQDLFDNTARISATVFHYDVKDLQLTAGSGAVNQNKLVNAEKASGQGFELELQANLNRYFKTTVGLSYNDTEIKDGKLFVSPCGNKCTVTDPNGPVAGTVLIGGNPLPRAPKWVGNFTLRYNAPLGDGEIYAYTDWSYKDSYNMFLYEAKEYTAKSLLEGGLRVGYKWADGKYEVAAYGRNITNQQQVIAAIDFNNLTGILNEPRSYGMQFKVAF from the coding sequence ATGCGTAATACCAGCCCTAGCTTGCCACACCTAGCCAGCAGCACGCCTCGCTCAAAGAAGCATGCGCTTACTTTACTCACGATCGCGCTCGTCACCGCCTTCCCAGTTTCAGCGGCTTTTGCGCAAAGCGCGAAATCAGATTCAGACCAGGCGACCCAACTCGAGACAGTGATCGTTACCGGCCAACGTCGCTCAGAAAATCTGAAAGACGTGCCTTTGTCGATTTCCGCGATCAAAGGCGAAGCGCTGGATACCTATAACGCCAGCGGCCAAGACATCCGTTTTTTGGCGAGCCGCGTCCCTAGTCTGAACGTCGAATCCGATTTCGGCCGCTCCTTCCCGCGTTTCTATATACGCGGTTTGGGCAATACCGATTTCGATCTGAACGCTTCGCAACCAGTAGGCCTAATCTACGATGACGTGGTACAGGAAAGCCCTATGCTTAAAGGTTTCCCTATCTTTGACGTGGACCAGATCGAAGTCTTGCGCGGCCCACAGGGCACGCTGTTTGGGCGCAACTCGCCCGCTGGTGTCATTAAATTTGACTCGGCTAAACCGACCAATCGCTTTGAAGGCTATGCCAACATCGGTTACGGCAATGACAAGGCGGTGAATCTGGAAGGCGCGATCAACGTCCCATTGAACAAAGAATGGGCCATGCGCTTTTCTGGTCAGGCACAAAGCCGCAATGACCGCGTAACCAATCCGCTCAGCACTGGCACCAAAAATCTTGAGGGCTACCACGATAATGCGGCCCGCCTGCAATTCTTGTACAAAACAAGTAATTTCAGTGCGCTTTTCAATGCCCATGGCCGCGACATGGACGGCAGCGCCACGCTGTTCCGCGCCAATATCATTAAAAAAGGCACGAATGATTTGGTGCCAGGTTTTGATTACGCCAGTTACCCGACTGACGGTATCAATACCCAGACCCTGACCTCTAGCGGCGTCAGCATGCGTCTGCGCTGGGATCTCGATGGCATGTCGTTGCATTCGATTACCGCTTACGACAAGGCCAAGTTTTATAGCCGCGCCGACGTCGATGGTGGTTATGGCGCATCGTTTGCACCGACTATGGGCCCTGGTTTCATCCCCTTTCCAGCCGAAACCGCCGATGGTTTACCCGACCTGAAACAAATGACTCAAGAGTTCCGCTTAGAGTCAAATACCAAAGATGCCTTGCAATGGATCGCGGGTCTGTATTATTTCAACGAGAAAATTCAAGTCGACAGTTTTGACTTCAATTCCTTAGGCGGCAATGTACAAGACGGTTATGCTTTTCAGCATCAAAATGCTAAATCTTGGGCCACTTTCGGCTCTTTAAACTACGCATTGACAGACAGCCTTAAACTGCGCGGCGGCGTTCGTTACACCAGCGACAAAAAAGACTTTGACGCGCAACGTACCATGACACCTTTCGGTGGCAAGAACACGCCATTATTGACGGCCAATCCAGAATCCACCAACGTCAGCTGGGATCTGGGCGCCAACTACACGGTCAACAAAGCCACCAGTGTGTATGGTCGCGTAGCGACCGGTTATCGGGCTCCTAGTATCCAGGGTCGGGTACTGTTCGGCGATAATATTTCGGTTGCCAATTCCGAGAAAAATATGTCGTTTGAGGCAGGTATCAAACAAGACTTATTCGACAATACCGCCCGTATCAGCGCCACCGTATTTCACTACGATGTCAAGGATCTGCAATTAACCGCAGGTAGCGGCGCAGTGAATCAAAACAAATTGGTGAATGCCGAAAAAGCCAGCGGCCAGGGCTTTGAATTAGAATTGCAAGCCAACCTGAACCGCTACTTCAAGACTACCGTTGGCCTGAGTTATAACGATACTGAGATCAAGGATGGCAAGTTGTTTGTCTCTCCTTGCGGGAATAAATGTACAGTGACTGACCCTAACGGACCGGTTGCAGGTACCGTACTGATCGGTGGCAACCCGCTACCGCGCGCACCAAAATGGGTGGGTAACTTCACGCTGCGTTACAACGCACCTTTGGGCGATGGCGAGATCTATGCCTACACCGACTGGTCCTACAAGGATAGCTACAATATGTTCTTGTATGAAGCCAAGGAATACACTGCCAAATCCTTATTGGAAGGCGGCTTACGCGTTGGTTACAAATGGGCTGATGGCAAATACGAAGTGGCAGCTTATGGCCGTAACATCACCAATCAACAGCAAGTCATCGCCGCAATTGATTTCAATAATCTGACCGGTATTTTGAACGAGCCACGCAGCTACGGCATGCAATTTAAGGTGGCTTTCTAA